The following coding sequences lie in one Trichoderma breve strain T069 chromosome 1, whole genome shotgun sequence genomic window:
- a CDS encoding 60Kd inner membrane protein domain-containing protein, protein MLPSRGIARSLPSPGAWTQTQSRLVNLSSRKLGHGRQFGTSLRKVNGGLATASSPFRTRYAAAAPIVLGGVSSSRSLSLWGWGGSGNKDASAAEAAAATPEAASVAAPAPAEQASTVVSAAPTDAAAAAASATEPAAVAASDVDLSSISALINGQDILNMREEIGYLHAIGLDYGWGFTSIMQWTLEHVHVWSGLGWGASIMATAVLLRAIMFYPQIQSLKFNAVMQRMRKDPRSNEAMKLVQQGFQESDMEMRQRGQVLNKLLRTEYGVSNWGIMWSLAQIPFTFGLFRIVSGMTHIPVPSLESAGFLWFSDLAATDPYFILPATGTALMMGALLINAKHTPKQQRKMLKPMMYIFGTVGFIGTTFLSAAVNLMTVALGGSTLLTALILNIPSIRRSLGLPNGPVDEAVAPQKTIQYEAPRTETPGMAGLRERLTSSLDDMKKGVSESVSNYTGTYSGTEQEKAERKRRELIRQLETTRKQQEREQFELKYKGKK, encoded by the exons ATGCTTCCAAGCAGAGGGATTGCGCGCTCCCTCCCCTCACCGGGAGCCTGGACACAGACGCAGAGCCGATTGGTG AACCTCTCGAGTCGAAAGTTGGGCCATGGACGGCAATTTGGCACCTCGTTGCGAAAGGTCAATGGTGGACTGGCGacggcatcgtcaccattcCGAACTCGAtatgcggctgctgctccaaTTGTCCTGGGAGGCGTCTCATCGTCAAGATCGCTCTCTCTGTGGGGTTGGGGTGGAAGCGGCAACAAGGACGCCTCTGCtgccgaagccgctgccgcAACACCAGAGGCAGCAAGCGTTGCTGCTCCCGCACCGGCGGAACAAGCCTCTACGGTAGTCTCTGCCGCTCCGACCgacgctgcggctgctgctgcatctgcgaCTGAGCCCGCTGCCGTCGCCGCCTCCGATGTCGACCTCTCCTCGATCTCGGCGCTTATCAACGGCCAGGACATTCTCAACATGCGCGAAGAGATTGGCTACTTGCACGCAATTGGCCTTGACTATGGTTGGGGATTCACTTCCATCATGCAATGGACGCTCGAGCATGTCCACGTTTGGTCAGGGCTGGGCTGGGGtgcctccatcatggccacgGCTGTCCTGTTGAGGGCCATCATGTTCTACCCCCAGATCCAGAGTCTCAAGTTCAACGCCGTCAtgcagaggatgagaaagGACCCGCGGTCCAacgaggccatgaagctggTCCAGCAAGGTTTCCAGGAGAGCGATATGGAGATGCGTCAGCGTGGTCAGGTTCTGAACAAGCTGCTGCGGACCGAGTACGGCGTCAGCAACTGGGGCATCATGTGGTCTCTTGCGCAGATCCCCTTTACGTTTGGTCTCTTCCGTATCGTGAGCGGCATGACACACATCCCCGTACCTTCGCTCGAGTCTGCCGGCTTCCTCTGGTTTTCCGATCTTGCCGCCACAGACCCCTACTTTATCCTCCCCGCCACCGGTACCGCTCTGATGATGGGTGCCCTCCTC ATCAACGCCAAGCACACACCTAAGCAGCAGAGAAAGATGCTCAAGCCCATGATGTACATCTTCGGCACCGTTGGCTTCATCGGCACCACATTCCTctccgccgccgtcaacCTCATGACCGTCGCCCTCGGTGGCTCTACCCTCCTCACAgccctcatcctcaacatcCCCTCCATCCGCCGCTCCCTCGGCCTCCCCAACGGCCCCGTCGACGAAGCCGTCGCCCCTCAAAAGACCATCCAGTACGAGGCTCCCCGTACCGAGACCCCCGGCATGGCTGGCCTCAGGGAACGCCTCACCAGCAGCCTCGACGACATGAAGAAGGGCGTCTCCGAGTCCGTGTCCAACTACACCGGCACGTACTCGGGCACAGAACAGGAGAAGGCGGAGAGGAAGCGCCGAGAATTGATCCGCCAGCTGGAAACCACACGGAAACAGCAAGAGCGCGAGCAATTCGAGTTGAAATACAAGGgcaagaaataa
- a CDS encoding outer membrane protein TOM13 domain-containing protein, producing the protein MSTDDLSTHLADSGITMRSDSEQYSPGDEVSSPSSSNSPVILYKPPTAWSLIRSAAINLVLPFINGMMLGFGELFAHEAAFRLGWGGTKVFPLSRRRAHPIGPGIEVRERPERPGPSLSDYASLE; encoded by the exons ATGTCCACCGACGATCTGAGCACCCACCTGGCCGACTCAGGCATCACCATGCGGTCCGACAGCGAGCAGTACTCTCCCGGCGATGAGGTCTCATCACCTTCGTCATCAAACTCGCCGGTTATTCTCTACAAGCCCCCAACAGCATGGAGTCTGATACGGAGCGCTGCCATCAATCTGGTTCTGCCATTCATCAACGGAATGATGCTGGGTTTTGGAGAGCTGTTTGCTCATGAGGCAGCATTCCGGTTAGGATGGGGCGGTACAAAG gttttccctctttctcgAAGACGAGCCCACCCCATTGGCCCAGGCATCGAAGTCCGTGAACGACCAGAGCGACCCGGGCCTTCACTAAGTGATTACGCAAGCTTAGagtag
- a CDS encoding SEP domain-containing protein: MVRDDEVKDHDEMVRDFVAMSGASVELATQYLESNDWDMLSACNSFFHDEDERNDERRRQQAADGTLEQYSGPRTLDGRPAPQEDFSSLASRKTNQQKKKGIATLGSIGSSSAAHHDDDDDDEEDDEEEDDGRGNLFAGGEKSGLAVQDPRQEGGSRKIINDILAKAKANSRQSDANPEAGPSRPSHFRGTGVTLGGDGVESRSIPDPQGHERPSGPPVERVLHIWQDGFSIDDGELRRFDDPSNEADLALIRSGRAPLHLMNVQHDQSVDVKLHQHDTPYKQPPKKYKPFAGTGNRLGSPVPGATSTTSAPASSAAASSSSSAPAPSVDNSQPTLMIRIQMPDGSRLPARFNTTHTVGDVYGFVQGASVETRSRPWVLSTTFPNKEHTDHALVLGEMPEFKKGGTAVVKWT, from the exons ATGGTGCGGGACGACGAAGTCAAGGATCACGATGAGATGGTACGGGACTTTGTTGCCATGAGCGGCGCTTCGGTAGAATTG GCCACTCAGTATCTCGAATCAAACGACTGGGACATGCTGTCTGCCTGCAACTCCTTCTTccacgacgaggatgagagaaACGACGAACGACGCCGGCAACAGGCTGCGGACGGAACGCTAGAGCAGTACAGCGGACCGCGAACCTTGGATGGCCGCCCTGCGCCCCAAGAGGACTTTTCTAGCTTGGCATCCCGAAAAACGAatcagcaaaagaagaagggcattGCGACGCTGGGCTCCATAGGTAGCAGCTCTGCTGCCCaccatgacgacgacgacgatgatgaagaggacgacgaagaggaagacgatggacGAGGCAACTTGTTcgctggtggtgagaagTCTGGGCTTGCTGTCCAGGATCCGAGACAGGAGGGTGGTTCGAGGAAGATTATCAATGACATACTTGCCAAGGCGAAAGC GAACTCAAGACAGTCCGATGCCAACCCGGAGGCTGGTCCCTCTCGCCCATCTCATTTCCGGGGTACCGGCGTGACACTTGGTGGAGATGGCGTGGAGAGCCGAAGCATCCCAGATCCCCAGGGCCATGAGCGGCCTTCTGGCCCCCCAGTTGAGCGAGTGCTTCACATCTGGCAGGACGGATTCAGCATCGACGATGGCGAACTTCGTCGGTTCGACGATCCTTCAAACGAGGCGGATCTCGCCCTTATCCGATCAGGCCGGGCTCCCCTGCATCTTATGAACGTGCAGCATGACCAATCGGTAGACGTCAAGCTTCACCAGCACGATACTCCGTATAAGCAGCCCCCAAAGAAGTACAAGCCGTTTGCCGGCACTGGCAATCGCCTTGGCAGCCCAGTTCCTGGTGCTACATCCACGACATCTGCACCCGCTTCTTCCGccgcagcttcttcatcctcttctgctcCCGCCCCAAGTGTTGACAACTCACAACCTACACTCATGATCAGAATCCAGATGCCTGATGGATCCAGACTTCCTGCGCGTTTTAACACCACGCACACTGTTGGAGACGTCTACGGCTTTGTTCAGGGTGCTTCTGTGGAGACTCGTAGCCGGCCTTGGGTACTGTCGACGACGTTCCCCAACAAGGAGCATACTGATCATGCTCTGGTTCTGGGTGAGATGCCCGAGTTTAAAAAGGGCGGAACTGCTGTGGTCAAGTGGACGTAG
- a CDS encoding gtr1/RagA G protein conserved region domain-containing protein, which translates to MASFGEPPPDAGSDLRNEVKKPKKKKVLLMGKSGSGKSSMRSIIFSNYIARDTRRLGATIDIDLSHVKFLGNLTLNLWDCGGQEAFMENYLSQQRVHVFSNVGVLIYVFDIESRDVDRDLATYVSILSALLQYSPAAKIYILVHKMDLVVPNARETVYDDRVRLVRQKTVEYVNSVGVDISTVDLTPFATSIWDQSLYKAWASIIHDLVPNLAVIERNLANLGVAIEAEELLLFERTSFLAVSSWTSPEGLRNPTEDRLERMSNIMKHFKQSISRFTGTPRNAEQFIRMEHKAGMRFSLFILKFTTNTYLMVVLPPGEARFNAAMLNCQIAIEHFKFLDTPAPAPAAAIQAAAA; encoded by the exons ATGGCTTCCTTTGGCGAACCCCCTCCGGACGCCGGCTCCGACCTCCGCAACGAagtcaagaagcccaagaagaagaaggtccTCCTCATGGGCAAGTCCGGCTCCGGAAAGTCGAGCATGcgcagcatcatcttcagcaaCTACATAGCTCGCGACACCCGAAGACT AGGCGCCACCATCGACATCGACCTCTCCCACGTCAAGTTCCTGGGCAATCTCACCCTCAACCTGTGGGACTGCGGCGGCCAGGAAGCTTTTATGGAGAACTACCTCTCCCAGCAGCGCGTCCACGTCTTCTCCAACGTCGGCGTCCTCATCTACGTCTTCGACATTGAGTCGCGCGATGTCGACCGCGACCTCGCAACCTACGtctccatcctctccgcACTGCTGCAGTACTCGCCCGCGGCAAAGATATACATCCTCGTCCACAAGATGGACCTCGTCGTACCCAATGCTCGTGAAACCGTCTACGACGACCGCGTCAGGCTCGTCCGCCAAAAGACGGTCGAATATGTCAATTCCGTCGGTGTCGACATTAGCACCGTCGACCTGACGCCCTTTGCCACGTCCATCTGGGATCAAAGCTTGTACAAGGCATGGGCGTCCATTATCCACGACCTGGTCCCCAATCTCGCCGTCATCGAGCGCAACCTCGCTAACCTCGGCGTTgccatcgaggccgaggagcttcttctcttcgagCGCACGTCCTTCCTCGCCGTCTCGTCGTGGACCTCGCCCGAGGGCCTCCGCAACCCCACCGAGGACCGCCTCGAGCGCATGTCCAACATCATGAAGCACTTCAAGCAGAGCATCTCCCGCTTCACTGGTACACCTCGAAACGCCGAGCAGTTCATCCGCATGGAGCACAAGGCCGGCATGCGCTTcagtctcttcatcctcaagTTCACCACCAACACCTACCTGATGGTGGTCCTGCCGCCGGGCGAGGCGCGCTTCAATGCTGCCATGCTTAACTGCCAGATTGCCATTGAGCACTTCAAATTCTTGGATACGCCTGCACCTGCGCCGGCGGCGGCCATacaagcagcggcagcgtAG
- a CDS encoding yip1 domain-containing protein, producing MSQYYNQYGASASPSATENLQFYHGSYQATPSQAPPTSYGVPPGAGFREQSGLRTGWLAAFSAEGYDNEPSLREELGVDFGHMQAKTLAVLNPFSPIERLEHVMNDSDLAGPLLFVVLFGAFLLFSGQVHFGYVYGLALMGSTALYMILSLMTPDTPPGYPGADVSPSTLTFTQNASVLGYCFLPLVLTSLIGVAMPLDSTAGYIITTLAICWSTSRSSAIFCAVGKMRDMRGLVAYPVALFYVGFGIITIFNSRGKAQ from the exons ATGTCGCAATACTACAACCAGTACggcgcttctgcttctccctCGGCGACCGAGAACCTCCAGTTCTACCACGGCTCGTACCAGGCCACGCCTTCACAAGCTCCCCCGACCAGCTATGGCGTACCACCTGGCGCTGGCTTTCGCGAACAGAGCGGCCTGAGGAcaggctggctggctgccttTTCCGCAGAGGGATACGACAACGAGCCTTCATTACGAGAGGAGCTGGGCGTCGACTTTGGACACATGCAGGCCAAGACGCTGGCCGTGCTCAACCCGTTTTCTCCTATTGAGCGGCTGGAGCATGTCATGAACGACTCTGACCTGGCTGGACCCCTGTTGTTCGTCGTTCTCTTTGGCGCTTTTCTCCTGTTCAGTGGTCAGGTCCACTTCGGATACGTCTATGGACTTGCCCTCATGGGATCGACAGCTCTGTACATGATTCTCAGCTTGATGACGCCGGATACACCTCCAGGATACCCCGGCGCCGATGTTTCGCCTAGCACGCTCACATTCACCCAAAACGCCAGTGTGTTGGGTTACTGCTTCTTGCCACTCGTTCTTACGTCGTTGATTGGCGTGGCCATGCCGCTTGATTCCACAGCTGGATACATTATTACGACTTTGGCCATTTGCTGGTCGACATCAAGATCAAGCGCCATCTTTTGTG CTGTCGGCAAAATGAGAGATATGCGAGGACTTGTGGCTTATCCAGTAGCCCTGTTCTATGTAGggtttggcatcatcaccatcttcaacagccgAGGCAAGGCGCAATGA